AAGCTTCCTCCCGCTCACCGTAATGCCTGTGATCACCTTTGGGGCGTTCATTGTCATAACCGACAATCCGTTGATTTGGCAGACCGAAAAATAAGCGATATTTATAGAGATTCTGACTGCCTGCCACGGGTTGCGGCACTTCCCAGATCACCATTTCTTGTATGTACCCGCCGTCGTACACGATTCTGTCTTTCAGGATGAGCTTTGCTTTCATGTTGACATGATGACAACAGATAAACGAGGAATTCAAGGTGAAGGATGTGAAAAACCTTAAAGCATGGCTGAAAAGCTTCCGACTACCTGAACCAGACTTTGGATTTGCCCCGTTTTTTGATGGATTTCCGCCATTTCGTTGATGATAGGCCAGTCATGTCACGCTATACTCACTAATAGTATTACTCAGGAGTAAGCACTATGCAGCGTATTAGTATTACCATAGACAACACACTAAAAGATCAACTAGACAACACCATCCCCAAGGGAGAACGCGCCCGCTTTGTTGCCGAAGCCATCCAGCAAGCTCTGGAGAACTGGCATCGTCAACAAGCACTCGCCATGTTACAGAACCTCACCCGCTTTAAAGTCGATCACGACTCGGTTGAAACCTTGCGTCATATTCGTCAAGAACGGGGAGAATATTTGGCAGCAAGGCATCAACCGGAGCCGCAACCGTGAAATCGTTGATCATTGACACCTCTGTTTTCAACAAGCTGTATTTGGAAGAAGCCGATAGCGAACAGGCGTTAGTGCTCTTTGCTCGCGCCACTAATCGTGAGTTTAATCTGCAAGCACCGGATTTATTGTATTTGGAAGTGATCAGCACGGCTAACCATTATCACGTACCGATTGATTTTGTTAGCCAATTGCTGGATTTTCAAACCCGTCACTTATTGCCATTGCGGACACTCACACGGGCGGAAATGAAAAAAGCCATCGAGATCACCCAGCAGGGTCATCCACAAAGCGGCTACCCTTCCATTTACGATAGTGTCTTCCATGCAATGGCAATGTGTAACGATGCCATACTTGTTACGGCAGATAAGCGACATTACGAGAAGACCAAGCACTTGGGAAATATTATTCAGTTGAAGGATTGTGGGGCGTTATAGTTTCACCGTCTTCAATTGCGCTCAGCCTGCTGAAGATCACTGAGCATCGTTTCCAATGTGGCAATCATGGTGGGAATGTCATTTTTACAGATATTGAACAACTGTTCTGCGTCAACATGAAAATAGGTGTGTGCCAGCACATCCCGCATTCCCATTGCGCCGCGCCATCTTACCGTTGGGTATTGCGGGAAAAGTTTGCCTTCGGTTTTACGGTCGATATTTTTCAGCTCTTCACCTGCTGCAATTAAAATCATGCAAATGGCATCTAGCTTATCCTCGCCGTCTTCCGTCAGATAGAAATCGGAAGGTTCAGTGATTGGAGCAAAACGGCGAGGGATGCGGCGCAGTGCTGCCAGCAAGGTTTGCAGCTTTTCAATCAGCAGTTCACGGTCATACATAAACGGCTTCCTGTTCGATACGGGCTTTCAGGCGTGAGTTGGTGAGTCCGCGCAGGTGCAGTACGTCCACGGGTTTTTCCAACACGGCTTCCAAGTCTTGTTTCATCATGGCGGTCAGGAACAGGTTGGGGTTGTCGGTCTCGAATACGATGTCCACGTCACTGTCTGGGGTGGCGGTATTGTGGGCGTAAGAGCCGAAATAGCCTAAAGCGCGTAGGCTGTATTCCGTGCCGTGCTGTTGTTTGAAAGCCGACAGCAGAGCGCGGAGTTCAGGAATACTTAACGTGCGTTGGTTAGCGGGCATTGGCTTCCTCCCGATCAAAGCGGTAATTCCTTAAGTCTAGGTGTCAAGTCCCGATAGATCATATACTTTCTTTTTGAATAAATCTGGCTTCTTTTTCTGCCATTCCTTGAGTGCTTGAACAGGAGTTTTGTATTCCAGTGCCTTCTGGGGGATGCAGTGGTTGTAAAGCCGCTCATAATGTTTGATCGCCTCAGCTAATTCATTAGATGAGGCGAAACGGGTGGTTTGCAACAAGTCGCTGATCCGTCCGTTGAAGCGCTCCACCATACCATTGGTTTGGGGTGTGCGTGGCTTGGTGAGGCGGTGTTCAGCCTTGATAGCTTTGCAGGCTTTATCGAATTTGTGCTGCCCTGTGGGGTCACGTTCCCCTTTGCGGGTAAAGCGGTCGGTGAATTCCTTGCCGTTATCGGTTAGCACGTATTGCACCTTGATGGGGAAGCGTTGCTCTACCTTACCCAGAAAATCTGCTGTGCTGGCGGCGGTTTTGCCGGGGTAAATAGCAAGGCACACCATGCGGCTGGCGCGGTCAATGGCGACATATAGGTATTGGTGTTCTTTCTCATCGGGCATCTTCGGCAAGTATTTGATGTCAATATGGATATAGCCGGGTTCGTAGTCCTTGAATACTTTTTTCGGCGGTGGCTCTTCGCCGTACAATTCCTGCTTCATCACCGTCAGGTTGGCAATCCCATGACGGCGCAGGCAACGGTCAATACCCGAACGGCTGGCGGCGGCATTGATGTATTCCTGGGTGATGTGGGTCAGGTCATCCAGCGACAGTAGCAGGGTTTTGCGCAGCTCCACCACCAGCCATTCCTGTGCCTCAGTCAGCGTGGTTTGCAGCGTATCGGGGCGGTGCGATTTGTCGGTCATCTCCTCCCTGTTCTGCCATTTGCGGATCGTCAGGCGACTGACATTGTATTGCTGCGCCAGCGCTGCTTGCGTGAGCGACGATGCCTTGATTTCGCTGCGTAATTTCGGGGTCGTCCGTGCTTCGGAATGCAGTTTCATGTACGCTTTGCCTTGTAACCATGAGTGGATAAGATGCCTTCAAGGATAGCCCGTGCTTTGAATAGTGGGTAGCTCCTTGAGGGAATATGATCCCATGGGACATGACATCTAGGCAAAAATCACCGACAGGTGCGGGGTTTGGTTGGCGGATGCAATGTTTTAACTCATCCAATAGTTCCGCAAATTTGGTATCACTAATCTGGTAAGCTTCTTCTACCAAACGTTCCCGCAAAGAGTTTACTGCTAACATGTTTAAGGTTTCCATGCCTGATCAATTTCTTGCATCAGACGGTCAGTTTCTTTCAACGCCACAATGATTTTCTGATAATGCCGAATATCATCCAGAGTAAGTGTGCGCCCGACACGATCTTTTAACCATTTTTGTGCCGGTTGGTATCCGCCGATGTAAAATTCCCACGCAATCAGCGGGATAGCGTCGATATATTGCTCATCATTGATCCAAATACGTCCTAAACATTTATTTGCATCGTATAACTCCCAGTCTTTACTAACAATTTTACGAGCAACAAGATTATCGCCTGCTTTGGGATACGTGGTAATGGATTTCTTGAGCAGAGGGCTTTCCAGCAAATGCAACTGACGTAATTCACCGCCCAATTTAACCAACTTCCAAAAAGTTTCTGCATCCTTAGGATAAGGAACACGCGGAAAATCGGACTTCAGAAACTCTGCATATTTTTTTCGATAAGCAGGTGAGTAAAGAACTCCATAAGCATAATCAATTATGTCAATAGCGACCAAAAAACCATCTTTTTTTACCACACTTTCATCACTAAATTCTAATTTAAATATTTTAGATATTTTAGATATTTTTTTGGAAATCTCTGATTTTACATTAAGCTTCATCTTTTTACTTTCAAGACCGTAAAGACTATTGTCTTTTGAGTACAAATATAATGCGGCGGCATAGCTTCCATCATAAGGAGTAGCTATTTTATGTTGTCCAAGAGGAATGCTAGAAATAAAAACTGAAAAATTCTCTTTCGTTTGGCGCGTAAAAATTAGTCCAACATTGTTTTCTTGCAACTGATCATTCAATGATGGTCTATGGTAATCAAACGCATAAGAACCATATAGCATATAGCGGAAGTCGAAAGGACGATATAAGCATTTTACTGGATTTGGTTTACTATCTAAACTTCTAGCTTTATCTATTTTCCAATCTCTATTATCAGATAGACCGTAAATCCTAGAAAATTCCTCATTACTGATAGAGTTATCCATAAAATCAGCAACCCTTTCTTCTGCTTCTCTTTTCTCAAAAGCTATAGCAAAATGATCTCGATGAGAGTTTGGTCCAAGGTAATACTCATGAAAAAGATCTGATAAAGAAAACCCTTTGTTGTAAGATTTTTCCGATGAGGTGTCCTTGTTAGAAAAGACATATTGGGGTGCATAAATATCTAATTTTTTGGCTCTTCGGTAATTCCCGTGGTGAGCCACAACATATAGTATTGAGGCTATATCAACCATCGGCAGGTAGAAGCTAACAATGACCGCAACCTTCCAAATTCCGCTCGACATTCCCGATGTTCACATACTATCAAACCGTTCTGGTGAAAAGGGTGAATTCATCCTAGAGGTGGAAAGCAGCCTGAACGCGACGACTTGCCGCCGTTGTGGGCGGGAGATCACGGAGTTTCATGGTTATGATCAACCGATCCTGCTGCGCCACCTGCCGGTATTTGGGCGTGATGTATGGATAGAAATCCGCCCCAAACGTTACCGTTGCCCTCACTGTGATGATCACCCGACCACAACTCAACGACTAAGCTGGCACGAACCCCGTAGCCCGCACACCAAAGCGTTTGATGCTTGGTTGGTGAGCATGTTGGGTAATTCCACGGTAAGCGATGTTAGCCGCCGTTGCCATGTCGGGCATGATGCGGTGGAAGGGGCGGTTAATCGTTGCATCCGTGCCAAGGTGGAGTGGGCGGATTACACCCAATTACGCACCTTGGGTATTGACGAGATAGCCCTGAAGAAAGGTCACAAGGATTTTGTCGCGATCATCACCACCTTGGATAAGAACGACCAAGTTTGTGTACTGGCAATCCTACCCAATCGCCTAAAAGAAACGGTGGTGACGTTTCTCAACAGCATTCCCGCGCACCTGAAAGCCACGGTAAAGCGCGTTTGCTGCGATATGCATGAAGGTTACAGCAACGCCGTCAAGGAAACGTTGCCCCATGCGCACATCGTGGTTGACCGTTTCCATGTGGCACAATACTACAACAAGGCGGTGGATAATTTGCGCAAAGAAACGCTGACAACACTCAAGAAAAACCTTCCAGAGGACATCTACCAACAGTACTGTCAGGGGATGTTATGGCCGTTTCGTCACCATTTCTGGTCGCTGGACGCAGAACAACAAGCACAAGTCAGCCATTTCTTGGGCTATGCACCGGAACTGAAACAAGCATGGCTGTTACGTCATGAACTGACGGCAACCTTCATGAAATACCAAACCAAAGCCGAAGCCAACCAACAATTGGATGCTTGGAAACAGAAAGTGACGGAATCAGGGCTAAGCTGTTTCGATAAATTCCTGACCTTGCTCGAAACTTGGCAAGACAGCATTACCAACTATTTTGAAGACCGGCATACGTCGGGTTTTGTCGAAGGCTTGAACAACAAGCTTAAAGTCATCAAACGACGCTGTTATGGCTTGTTGGATGTTAAACGATTTTTTCAGCAGATTCAGATTGACCTACGCTTTGCGCGAGGACAATCTTTTGCATAAGGTCAAAACTACATGTTGTGGCTCACCACGGGAATTACCGAAGAGCCAATTTTTTTAACTTGAAACCTTCTAAATTCTTATTTAAAAGTTCTTGATATTTTGATTCACGGCTGCCGTATAAGTCGCAATGTAGAACTTCGGCTAGTTGTCCTTTTTTCTTTTTGCCGGTCTTGATGAATAGGTTGATCGAAACGCCTTGTTGAATATCGAAGACGTTTTCATCTTTGCTGCCATCTGGAGCGGTTTCTTTCTTTTTGCTATTGCCGTGTAAGTCGATGATGTAAATCTTGTCAAACGTGGTGAGTAGATGCCAACGCATCCCACGAAAAGTAGGATTATCCAAAAAGCCATTGTTGCTGATATAGGCAAGCACACCCTCACGGTTCTTTTCTACAAAGAATTGTCCATAGCGGATAAATTTAACGTAATCATCATTCAACCATTTCGGATTTTTCTCTTGCAGCTTGCCACCACCCGGTTCTTGCTTGTAATCTGCCAGTAAGTCTTCAATCCATTTACCTTTATTTGCAGAATGACCACTATAAGGTGGATTTCCAATCACTACCATCACGGGCGTATCACGCTTGATATAGTTCGCTGCTTGCGCCTCATCAGACAGCCAAGCCGTAAACAAAGTCGCCGTATCAGGGTGATGTTCTTCCAAAGCATTGGTTAAAAAGATATTAAAACGCTGATCATCTTTAGCCTCATAGCCTGTTTCGCGTAATAATAAATCCATTTTCAGATGAGCCATCGCATAAGATGCCATGAGAATTTCAAAGCCATGCAAGCGCGGCACTAAATCATTTTTCACATACTGAGGCCAGATGCCGGGCATGGATTCAAAATCTTGGTAAATGTGCTTCACCGCTTCTGCTAAAAACGTACCCGTGCCACAAGCAGGGTCAAGAATTTGCACGCGATGAACTTCTTTCTCTACTTTTTCTATCCGCGTTGCGCGTTCTTTACCCCGCCCTTTCACCACAGGCATATCTACTTTAATCGTGGTTTTGCTGGCATCCGCCAAGCCTTCGGACAAATCAAATTCTGTTTTCAGAATGTCGTCCACCGCTCGCACGATAAAGTTGACCACTGGCTCAGGCGTATACCAAACCCCACGCGCCTTACGCAAACTTGCATCGTATTCAGCAAGGAAGGTTTCATAGAAATGAATTACTGGGTCGTGACGCTGTGTTTGCTTTCCGTGTTGTGTCATCAATTCGGCAACGTTGGTAGCAAGGAATATTTCCACCAATGAATCCACAATCCACACAATCCGGTCATCCAAATCATTACCAGCGATGTATTGGAACAACTTACGTAGAAACGGATTAGACATAGGAATCAATTTCGCCGCTTCTTCCCGCGAAAAATCATCTAAAGAAGGGTCATGTAAACGTGCAGCGAACATCCCATAAGCAATCGTTTGCGCGTAAATATCGGCAAAGCCTTTCGTATCAATATCATGAATCAGAATTTTCTGAAACCCTTCATATTGTGAATACAATGCATTGTTCGCCGAAGATAACTCATCACTATCTAAAGCACTTTGAATAACATTCGCCAATAATCGAGCCTTTGCCGCCATCATCTTAGCCAGTTTTTCAGGTGACTTAACCGTTTGCCCCTGAAACAGCGCAAAATCTTTAATGTACTGAATGAATGTATCGAAATATTCCGGTAAAGGAATCACCTTACCGTTTTTCACCTCCCCAATCCTCACCGTCACCGTGCGCTCACCTTCACGGTAAAAATGAAAGTCCAGATAATCCGTAATAATCAAATTAGCAAGAGCAGCACGATAACGATCAAATTGCTCTTTATGCTTTTTGCCTTCTAATGGCTCACCAATATCCTTGGCTTCAATATAACCGACTTCAAGTGCATCTCGCCCCTTGGTTTCACGCGAGATAATGTAATCGGGCGCACCACACTGCTGACGTTTTGGTTCATTGGTAACAAGTAACCCAGGTAATAATTGCGACAGCAATGCCTGCAAATCACCACGGTAAGTATGCTCAGTCGCCGCGCCACTCGAAAAATGCTTATGCACATTAGAAAGGTAAATTGCAGGTGTCATGCTATCTTACAGCCCTTGAAGATGATTATCGTGGCTTATGTATACCCGATTGCACACAAAAAATCAGCAAATCCGTTGCATCAACTTGTTAAAAGCAGCAAACACCACATAGACTATTCCCACAATACTGAGGCAAGGAATCTGTCATGCACACCACACTCAACCTTGATGATGACTTACTACACCAAGCCGTTGAACTGACCAGCATCACCGAAATAACCAGCCTACTGAACGAAAGTCTCAAAGCGCTGATCGAACGTGAGGGTACCCATCGCCTCGCTTTATCGGGAAGTTCAGAACCACAATTCGAAGCACCACCGCGTCGTATCACAAGAGATACCCAATGACACTGCCCGACTACGTTAGTTGCAGTTGGCAAGAGTCTCACTAACTTCACTCGCTGATTTGCTGCAACAATTGGCGGGACAGGTAATAACCATTTGCCGCCATCGCATCTAACAGCACGGCTGCATCACTTATCAAATGCCGCTGTTCTGCTATCCATAACACTTTCACCGTACCGACAAATGCCAACTTGCGTTGCAAAGCTTCGCGTCGTGCCAGCCGATCATCCATGATAAGTAAGGCACTAGGGTTGGTGATAGCAAACTGCATAGCTTCTTGCTCCCCTTCACCGAGACTCACCGGAAAATCCTGTGGCGGGGGTACTGTCATCACTTGCAGCCATCCTTGTTGCAAAGCGGTAGCAATTTGTTGAGCAGCGTCGTCGCTGTGCGCTTGAGATTCCTGCCAAACCGCCTGCGGTATCCACACCGTTTTAAACAGTTGTTGCAGAATCGTTAGCTGATGAATGCCCGCAAATGCCAATAACGGGCCGGTATCGCTAATTATGACAGCCATGCAGACAAATCTTGGGTTTCGTGGACGGTAGTTTCATCAGGTCGAGCAATCTCAATCCCCAGACTTCCCAAATGCTTGATGAAAGCACCCATGTTTAAGCCGCTGATCCGAGTTGCTTTGCCTAATGACATCAAACCATCACGAAACAAACTGGCAGCGAGTGCCGGGCGCAAACCGGTCGTAGTGTCACTGAGGGTTTTATCCAGATGTATCAACAGTGCATCAGGCTCATCCCCTTTTAACACCAACACGGGGGCTTCACGGGCATGGCGTAATGCCAGTGAAGGATTTTTTTTGAGTTCACGGACATTGGTAGCGTACATAGCGGCATTCCTAAAGTATTTGACCCAGTGTAGTCCACGCTATGAGTCCACGCAAGATACCATCGCTTCAATCTCCGCCAACGCCGCCACACCCTTAGCCTGAAACAACGCCAACGCCTTGCGCCCAACCGTTGCCCAATGCTCGCGCCCCCACTCCGCATACGCCGCAATCTTCTTCGCATCGCCCGTCTCATGCCAATGCTGATACGCCGCCACCAACTGCGGTGCAAGCTTCTTGCGCATCGCCGACAAATTGCCGAAATAGAAATGGATGGAAGCCGCATTCCCCCGCACCAGCAATTCCGGCAAAGTATGCAAACAATCCGCCAACAAATCACGCACCGCCCGCAACATAATGTCCGCGTGCGACGGCGGCAGCGCAAACAGCATCGTTTGCCATTCTGCATCACCCAACACCTGCCCCGCTTTCACTTCGCCGATTTCGTGCGCAATCACCGTTTGAATTTCAGCCGCCGCCATTGCATCCAAGGCCGCTTCGACATCCGCATCGAAATCGTAGTGCGCCAACGCCCGCCCCATCGGGTTATCCAAACCGCTCCAACGCCATTCATCGACCTTTTCCCACAACATGCGGCGCAAGGATTCCCGGCGGATAAAGACGTGCTTGCCTTGATTCATTGCAGGTGGCGCTTCTACATCCCGCGCCAGTTCGCGCCCCGCTACCAACAGCGTGTAATCGTCTTGCTCGATCACTTGTTCCAATTCCGCCAAGAAAAACAGCGGGCGGCAACGCCGACCGTAGCCCGCGCTGTAGACCAAGCCCACACTATTCAACGCGGTATTGATCGTTTCGTTAGCAAACGGGTCATGTTCGCCGCTGCCATTGAGCGATAACGGTGCGTAATCTTGCTCATCCAACGCATCCCATACCGCTTCACGTTGGGTGAGCCATTCGCCCACATCATCGCTAATCACCACATCGCTGAGGCGAATGCCTTTTTCCCAGCGGTAAAATTCGCGCATTTTCAGCAGATAAACGCATAAGGTGTAATCCCCCGCGTGGCGAGCGTCGGCAATGTGGCAGTTGCGTTGGATGGTTTGAATCAAATCATGATGCTGTGTGTGCATAAACCTACCTCGTTCGTTTTACCCGATAATAGCAAGATTCACCCCACCATTCGCATTCCCGCATCCGCTACCCTTATAATGCCGCACTGTTTTAGCTTTGAGAGAGGAAAACCCCGTGCGCATACGCCTAAAAACCAAGTGGAATAAGCAGGAACGTGAAGTTTCGCTGGAAGATACCGTCAGTGTGCTGGCGTTTAATACCTGGAAAATAGGGATGCAAACCCTAGTGGAAATCGAAAACGAGAATTTCCAGACCGATACCCAAATGCAGCGCGTAATGATCATGGAAGAAATCATGGCCTTCATGATCCACGTCCTCGACCGCATTGCTCACGACATCCTGAATGACGAAGACCGTGCTGCGATGATTACGATGTTCGCGCTGAAAATCGCCGATCACGTGCAAGACAATGCCCGCGACTTCGGCGGCCCCGGCGACTACCGTAACCCGTTCATCAACAAATTAAACCAGCGCATGGAAGATTACGCCGATACAACGTGGGGAAAAGTCGGGCAAGAACCCGGCTTTTCGATGAGCCTAGCGTTCGGCAACTTCATCGCCGAAGCCGTCGGGCCACGTGACCGTAAATGGGTGCTGGACTATATCCAGCGTACCCTGATGCCTGAAGTGCTCAGCACCTACAAAAAAGTCCTCACCCGTTTGGGGATGTTGGAAAGCCACAAATAACTACTTCCAATCAACGAACGTAGCAACCTTGTCTGCCAACTCATCGGCGTACAAATCCATAAAGAAATGGTCGGCGCCGTCGACCGTTTCCACTGTCAGATTATCCTGCTTAACGCTTTCAAGCTTGGCAGGCAAATCTGCCACCACTTCATCCGCCGAACCCATCACAATCAGCATCGGCTTTTTAATTTTGGGTAACAGGCTGGGGGTATTCTTGCGTTCGTCATCTTTGTAGTAAGACACCACGCTATCCGCCGCTGCTTTGGCGTTTTCGCAATACACGAAACCGGGCAGTGCCATCATGTCTGCGCCCTTACCGTCGCCCGCCAGTTTAGTCGCTTCGGTCATCATGTCAGCCAAGGGCTTTTTGTAGCGCTCCTCGTACTCTTTGCTGCTTTTATCCGCATCAGCCGTGGCAGGCGCAACCGCGATCACTTTTTCCAGCAACTCGGAATCTTTTTCAGACGCATACCACGCCACCTGATTGCCACCGCGTGAATGCCCTAACACCGCAACCTTGCTTGCGCCCTGCGTTTTCAGCCAGTTCATCCAGGTATCGAGTTCCGCCACCGCGTCTTCATGCTTGTGCTTATGTTCGATAGTGCAATCCAACATTTCGGAGGGGCGTTTATCCAGCGCATAACTCAAGTTGACGTTGAGGGTGTTGTAACCTTTTTCTTGCAGCAAATCGCTCAGGGACTGCATGATTTCCATTTTATTGTGCGCCAGTGTGCCATGCAGCAACATAATCACGCCGTCTTTCGCGGTTTTGCCTTCTGCCAAGGTCAGGTCAGCACGCAATTCAAGATCGCCTTGCTTAACGGTCACTTCATCCGCTTGCAACGTTGCCACAGCAGCCAACAGTGAAAAGGCTACCGTACTGGTAACGCGGGTCAGTAATTTCATGTCATCCTCCAATGTTATGCAGTATTTTCAAATGCCCATGGCACGTTTTGCCATTTCGTATTTTAGAAAGCCCATGCGATTCACGACAGTCAACCCTGAATTTCGCAGGATTTTCCAAGGGGTCAAGGTATTGCCAAACAGCAGCCGGAAACCTTCCATCGCTTTTTGAGTGAGGATATTGTCACCGCGCCGCGCCCGTTCGTAAGCCCGCAAAACCTTGGGGCTGCCGCAATCGCCCGTAGCGTGACGAATTTGCACCACCAATTCCAGCGCATCTTTGATGCCCAAATTCACCCCCTGCCCCGCCAGCGGATGAATCGTGTGCGCCGCATCGCCCACCAACACTACCCGTTCTTGGCTGTAACAATCGGCATGACGCCCTCGCAACGACACCGCCGCGCGTTCCCCCACAGCGATCACTTCACCCAAACGGTAATCCAGCGCTTGGCTTAATTCACGGCAAAAATCACTGTCTGACAAGCGTAACATCGCATCCGCCTGATCCGCTGGTAATGTCCACACAATCGAACAAAAACCTTCTGCCAAGGGTAGGAATGCGACCGGGCCACTCGGCATAAAGCGTTGCCAAGCGGTAAATTGATGCGGCAACTCGGTTTGCGCCACGCACACCAAACCTTTTTGCCCGTAGTCTTGGGTGGACATGCCAATGCCCGCCAGTTCACGAACTTTGGATTGCGCCCCATCCGCGCCCACCAACAATTGCGCTTGCAAGGTTTGCCCGCTGTGCAAGGTAGCGGTCACGCGCTGCTCATCCACCACCACCGTTACGAGCTTATCGGGGCAATACCAATCCACGCCATCCAAGGTTTGCAGCGTATCCAGCAACGCCAGTTGAATCACCCGATTTTCCACGATATGCCCAAGGTCGGGTTCGCCCAAATCTGCCGCATCAAAACGGATTTCCCCCGAACCGGTGGCATCCCATACGTGCATGACTTCGTAAGGAAATGCACGGCGGGCAGCAATCCCCTCCCATGCACCGGCATCCAGCAACGCTCGCTGCGATGCACGGCTGAGTGCCGAGACGCGCAAATCATAAGGGTCTTCCGGGGAAAATACGCTGGGAGAATGCGCTTCGAGTACAGCAACACGCTTGCCCGCCTTGCCTAATAAACAGGCCAGTGTTGCACCGACCATGCCGCCACCCGCAATGATGACATCGTATTGCACCTGCATCGCCTTCATCCTTTTTTAGGTTCATTCAATGGCAAGACTACAGCAAAGCAGGCGCAGGAAATACAGATTCAGGTCAAATTGGCGGGTTATTCCGTTAA
The sequence above is drawn from the Thiothrix subterranea genome and encodes:
- a CDS encoding toxin-antitoxin system TumE family protein, which codes for MKAKLILKDRIVYDGGYIQEMVIWEVPQPVAGSQNLYKYRLFFGLPNQRIVGYDNERPKGDHRHYGEREEAYPFLTIQQLVGDFLADVEEQRRQYYAEQH
- a CDS encoding type II toxin-antitoxin system VapC family toxin — protein: MKSLIIDTSVFNKLYLEEADSEQALVLFARATNREFNLQAPDLLYLEVISTANHYHVPIDFVSQLLDFQTRHLLPLRTLTRAEMKKAIEITQQGHPQSGYPSIYDSVFHAMAMCNDAILVTADKRHYEKTKHLGNIIQLKDCGAL
- a CDS encoding HepT-like ribonuclease domain-containing protein, with the protein product MYDRELLIEKLQTLLAALRRIPRRFAPITEPSDFYLTEDGEDKLDAICMILIAAGEELKNIDRKTEGKLFPQYPTVRWRGAMGMRDVLAHTYFHVDAEQLFNICKNDIPTMIATLETMLSDLQQAERN
- a CDS encoding nucleotidyltransferase family protein, whose amino-acid sequence is MPANQRTLSIPELRALLSAFKQQHGTEYSLRALGYFGSYAHNTATPDSDVDIVFETDNPNLFLTAMMKQDLEAVLEKPVDVLHLRGLTNSRLKARIEQEAVYV
- a CDS encoding IS481 family transposase, coding for MKLHSEARTTPKLRSEIKASSLTQAALAQQYNVSRLTIRKWQNREEMTDKSHRPDTLQTTLTEAQEWLVVELRKTLLLSLDDLTHITQEYINAAASRSGIDRCLRRHGIANLTVMKQELYGEEPPPKKVFKDYEPGYIHIDIKYLPKMPDEKEHQYLYVAIDRASRMVCLAIYPGKTAASTADFLGKVEQRFPIKVQYVLTDNGKEFTDRFTRKGERDPTGQHKFDKACKAIKAEHRLTKPRTPQTNGMVERFNGRISDLLQTTRFASSNELAEAIKHYERLYNHCIPQKALEYKTPVQALKEWQKKKPDLFKKKVYDLSGLDT
- a CDS encoding type ISP restriction/modification enzyme, whose protein sequence is MSSGIWKVAVIVSFYLPMVDIASILYVVAHHGNYRRAKKLDIYAPQYVFSNKDTSSEKSYNKGFSLSDLFHEYYLGPNSHRDHFAIAFEKREAEERVADFMDNSISNEEFSRIYGLSDNRDWKIDKARSLDSKPNPVKCLYRPFDFRYMLYGSYAFDYHRPSLNDQLQENNVGLIFTRQTKENFSVFISSIPLGQHKIATPYDGSYAAALYLYSKDNSLYGLESKKMKLNVKSEISKKISKISKIFKLEFSDESVVKKDGFLVAIDIIDYAYGVLYSPAYRKKYAEFLKSDFPRVPYPKDAETFWKLVKLGGELRQLHLLESPLLKKSITTYPKAGDNLVARKIVSKDWELYDANKCLGRIWINDEQYIDAIPLIAWEFYIGGYQPAQKWLKDRVGRTLTLDDIRHYQKIIVALKETDRLMQEIDQAWKP
- a CDS encoding ISL3 family transposase, with protein sequence MTATFQIPLDIPDVHILSNRSGEKGEFILEVESSLNATTCRRCGREITEFHGYDQPILLRHLPVFGRDVWIEIRPKRYRCPHCDDHPTTTQRLSWHEPRSPHTKAFDAWLVSMLGNSTVSDVSRRCHVGHDAVEGAVNRCIRAKVEWADYTQLRTLGIDEIALKKGHKDFVAIITTLDKNDQVCVLAILPNRLKETVVTFLNSIPAHLKATVKRVCCDMHEGYSNAVKETLPHAHIVVDRFHVAQYYNKAVDNLRKETLTTLKKNLPEDIYQQYCQGMLWPFRHHFWSLDAEQQAQVSHFLGYAPELKQAWLLRHELTATFMKYQTKAEANQQLDAWKQKVTESGLSCFDKFLTLLETWQDSITNYFEDRHTSGFVEGLNNKLKVIKRRCYGLLDVKRFFQQIQIDLRFARGQSFA
- a CDS encoding N-6 DNA methylase produces the protein MTPAIYLSNVHKHFSSGAATEHTYRGDLQALLSQLLPGLLVTNEPKRQQCGAPDYIISRETKGRDALEVGYIEAKDIGEPLEGKKHKEQFDRYRAALANLIITDYLDFHFYREGERTVTVRIGEVKNGKVIPLPEYFDTFIQYIKDFALFQGQTVKSPEKLAKMMAAKARLLANVIQSALDSDELSSANNALYSQYEGFQKILIHDIDTKGFADIYAQTIAYGMFAARLHDPSLDDFSREEAAKLIPMSNPFLRKLFQYIAGNDLDDRIVWIVDSLVEIFLATNVAELMTQHGKQTQRHDPVIHFYETFLAEYDASLRKARGVWYTPEPVVNFIVRAVDDILKTEFDLSEGLADASKTTIKVDMPVVKGRGKERATRIEKVEKEVHRVQILDPACGTGTFLAEAVKHIYQDFESMPGIWPQYVKNDLVPRLHGFEILMASYAMAHLKMDLLLRETGYEAKDDQRFNIFLTNALEEHHPDTATLFTAWLSDEAQAANYIKRDTPVMVVIGNPPYSGHSANKGKWIEDLLADYKQEPGGGKLQEKNPKWLNDDYVKFIRYGQFFVEKNREGVLAYISNNGFLDNPTFRGMRWHLLTTFDKIYIIDLHGNSKKKETAPDGSKDENVFDIQQGVSINLFIKTGKKKKGQLAEVLHCDLYGSRESKYQELLNKNLEGFKLKKLALR
- a CDS encoding type II toxin-antitoxin system VapB family antitoxin; protein product: MHTTLNLDDDLLHQAVELTSITEITSLLNESLKALIEREGTHRLALSGSSEPQFEAPPRRITRDTQ
- a CDS encoding DUF3368 domain-containing protein, with the translated sequence MAVIISDTGPLLAFAGIHQLTILQQLFKTVWIPQAVWQESQAHSDDAAQQIATALQQGWLQVMTVPPPQDFPVSLGEGEQEAMQFAITNPSALLIMDDRLARREALQRKLAFVGTVKVLWIAEQRHLISDAAVLLDAMAANGYYLSRQLLQQISE